The DNA segment GGAGTTACACTACTGGAATGCATGGTCTTTTTTTACTCATCCAATAAAAATATCTGATATTGAAAAATAAAGAAGGAGAGGCCGAAACCTCTCCTCTGTTTTTCTACGCTGTTGTGAGGGGTTATTTCCCGGCTTTTTTCATCATATCCAGCGCCATGTACATATCTTGCACCCCGCGCTTCATTTCTAAAAAGCCTTCTTCGCTATTCGCTTTCATTTGCCCCATGCCTTTCATGGTCTTTTTCATGCCATTATCCATATCAACCATGATTGCGAGTGTTGTTCCGTCATTTTCGGCTTTTGCCTTGCTGCGAACGGCTTCCATGCTGTGGTGCATTTCCATCATGTGTGTGTTGAAGTCTTTCATGTAGGCGTTGCGGTTCGCAAAATCTGCTTCCATTTTCTGCATTTGCCCGCCCATCATATCCAGACTCTTTTCCATGCCCATCATGCCATCATGGTGGGACATTGCTCCATGATTTGCACCGTGGTCCATATGTGTCCCATGGCCTGAGTCCATGTGTTTGCCATGTCCTGAATCCATATGTGTACCGTGTCCTGAGTGTTCACCGTGGTTGCCGTGAGATCCTGCGAGGGCCGCTCCTGCGCCCAGCATCATAACTGCGAGGGTAAGGCTTATGATGAGTAATTTTTTCATGAAGACTCCTTTTCTGTCGTTTTTGTGTGCTCCTGGTCCTGCTTTGGGGGCTGGACCGAAGAGAGGTATTTTTTGAGCCTGCGCTCCTCAACAGAGGAGTAGAGCACAGGGACAACAAAGACGGTCAAGAGGGCGACCGTCATACCGCCAAATGAGGGAATAGCCATTGGCACCATGATGTCTGCTCCACGGCCTGTGGAGGTCAGGACTGGAATCAGTGCCAGAATTGTTGTGGCCGAGGTCATGAGCGCAGGGCGAATGCGTCGGCGTGCGCCCGAGACAACTGCGTCGCGAATTGCCGGGATGGAATCCGTTTTTTGGTGCTCCCAGCTTTCGTTCAGATATGTTGCCATGATGACGCCATCGTCAGAGGCAATGCCAAAGAGTGCGAGGAAGCCAACCCAGATCGCAACACTAAGGTTAATGGGATGAACCTGAAAGAGTTCCCGCATGTTGCTCCCGAACAGAGAGAAGTTCAGGAACCAGTCCTGTCCGTAGAGCCAGATCATGAGAAAACCGCCAGACCACGCCACAAGAATACCAGAGAATACCATGAGTGTGGTCGTGAGCGAAGAGAATTGCAGGTAGAGGATGAGAACAATGACGAGCAGGGCGATAGGCAGGATGACTGCCAGCTTTTTTTGTGCCCGAATCTGATTTTTGTAGTTTCCTGCAAATTCATAGGAAACACCTGCCGGGATTTTTAATTTCCCCTCGGCGATGCGATTCTGGATATAGCTTTGGGCGGTGTTGACAACATCGACCTCGGCGAAGCCGGGTTTTTTGTCGAACAGCACATAGCCAAGCAGGAAGGTATCTTCACTTTTGATGACCTGAGGGCCGCGGACGTAGCGAAGTTCTGCAAGCTGGCGCAAAGGAATCTGCTCGCCGCCGGGAGCGGCGACAAGGACGTCCCCAATGCTTTCTATGCTGTCACGGAGTTCACGCATGTAGCGGACCCGAATAGGATAGCGCTCACGGCCTTCTACACTTCGGCTGAGAGGTTTGCCGCCAATGGCAACTTCAATGACGTTTTGCACGCTACTGAGTCGGATTCCATAGCGAGAGATGGCGTCACGGTTGATTTCAATCTCAAGGTAAGGCTTGCCCACGATGCGGTCTGCGATAACTGCCGCAGGTTCGATGCTAGGAACGTCTTTAAGCAGCGCCTCAAGCTGGAGGCCAAAGTCTTCAATGGACTGCAGGGAGGGACCTTTTATTTTGATCCCCATTGGTGCCCGCATTCCAGACTGAAGCATGACAATGCGTGCGGCAATGGGCTGGAGCTTGGGAGCCGAGGTCGTTCCCGGAATTTCAGCAACGGTGGCGATTTCTTTCCAAATGTCATCAGGAGTTTGGATACCGTTCCATGCCGGGCGTCCAGGGTTCAGGGTTGGGTCCAGAGCCGGGCGCCAGAGTCGGAAAGGCTTTCCGTCAGGATCGGGAATAAGCTCTCCTTTTTTGTCTCGTGGGAAGTAGCCGCGAACAATGTAGCTCAGGCCGTCCTGTGCTGGGAGCGGGTTTCCGTGGATGTCCCGAAAGTAGTCCTTTTGGTCAGAATCAAAACGGAAGCGAAGCCGCTGCCCCTGATCGTCGGTAAGGTATTCGGTTTTGTAGTTGATGATGGTTTCAATCATCGACACGGGGGCAGGGTCGAGTGACGTATCAGCCCGGCCAAGCTTGCCAACCGCAGAATCGACTTCCGGGATGGAGACGATAGCCATGTCTTGTTTTTTGAGCACATCCTGTACCTCGCCAATGGAGGCGTGGGGCATGGTTGTTGGCATGTACAGGAACGAGCCTTCATCCAGAGGCGGCATGAATTCTTTGCCAAGACCGGGGAAGGCATGAGCCAGAGCGGAAATGGGTGCTGAGGAGCGCACAAAGGCTGGTGCCCATCCTGTGAGCCTTGGAACTCCAATCCATGACATGGCCCCAAGCAGAATGAGGAGCATTGGCAGGCTCAGGAAAAGCATCTTG comes from the Desulfobaculum bizertense DSM 18034 genome and includes:
- a CDS encoding efflux RND transporter permease subunit, producing the protein MHKEKKEQLEARSLTDKIIRFCLEQKLVVFIIVVMTLVWGLSVAPFDWNLSGLPRNPVPVDAIPDIGENQQIVFTKWEGRSPQDMEDQVTYPLTVSLLGIPSVKTVRSFSMFGFSTIYVIFKEDVEFYWSRSRLLEKLNSLPPDTLPQGVQPTLGPDATSLGQVFWYTLEGRDKDGKPTGGWDLDELRSIQDWYVRYALLSAEGVSETASAGGFVKEYQIDVDPNALRTTGISLQDVFSAVKASNLDVGARTIEINSVEYLIRGIGFIKSLEDIEKSVIKVSNNVPIRIQDVAKVTLGPALRRGVLDKGGAEAVGGVVVARYGENPLQVIKNVKAKIQDISAGLPEKVLPDGRVSKVTIVPFYDRSGLIKETLGTLDTALTEEILITIIVVLISVMHLRSSLLISSLLPLAVLMCFIAMKNFGVDANIVALSGIAIAIGTMVDMGIIICENVLKKLENAPPGHSSLRLIYEGASEVGSAIMTAVATTIVSFLPVFVMEGPEGKLFKPLAFTKTFALISSIIVALTVLPALAHLLLGQRKKFAQRSSLTLWTVSLLMVLGGILCSIFVVWWLGFFLIIPALHKLFGSHLRPRWNRILEKLENSAVILLITILLSNHWLPLGPEKGSLLNVLFVGCLIGGLMLAFSLFQRAYPRLLRHALDHKMLFLSLPMLLILLGAMSWIGVPRLTGWAPAFVRSSAPISALAHAFPGLGKEFMPPLDEGSFLYMPTTMPHASIGEVQDVLKKQDMAIVSIPEVDSAVGKLGRADTSLDPAPVSMIETIINYKTEYLTDDQGQRLRFRFDSDQKDYFRDIHGNPLPAQDGLSYIVRGYFPRDKKGELIPDPDGKPFRLWRPALDPTLNPGRPAWNGIQTPDDIWKEIATVAEIPGTTSAPKLQPIAARIVMLQSGMRAPMGIKIKGPSLQSIEDFGLQLEALLKDVPSIEPAAVIADRIVGKPYLEIEINRDAISRYGIRLSSVQNVIEVAIGGKPLSRSVEGRERYPIRVRYMRELRDSIESIGDVLVAAPGGEQIPLRQLAELRYVRGPQVIKSEDTFLLGYVLFDKKPGFAEVDVVNTAQSYIQNRIAEGKLKIPAGVSYEFAGNYKNQIRAQKKLAVILPIALLVIVLILYLQFSSLTTTLMVFSGILVAWSGGFLMIWLYGQDWFLNFSLFGSNMRELFQVHPINLSVAIWVGFLALFGIASDDGVIMATYLNESWEHQKTDSIPAIRDAVVSGARRRIRPALMTSATTILALIPVLTSTGRGADIMVPMAIPSFGGMTVALLTVFVVPVLYSSVEERRLKKYLSSVQPPKQDQEHTKTTEKESS